In Mercurialis annua linkage group LG5, ddMerAnnu1.2, whole genome shotgun sequence, a single genomic region encodes these proteins:
- the LOC126680650 gene encoding caffeoyl-CoA O-methyltransferase-like isoform X3, translating to MNRLPNFPPKGILQLEELKEYIFKTSVYPREHEELKHIREATINKYGLRSIASVPVDEGLFLTMLMKIMNRKKTLEIGVFTGYSLLATALGLADDAQVTAIDTDKEAYEIGLPFIRKAGVDRKINFINSDAESVLTKILDNNEGLEEIDFAFVDAEKHKYKKYHEPLLKLVKAGGIIAYDNTLFFGLVAQQENTVQENLRIATNGILELNEFLANDSRIEISQISIGDGLTLCRRL from the exons ATGAATCGACTTCCTAATTTTCCTCCTAAAGGCATCCTCCAGTTGGAAGAGCTTAAAGAG TACATCTTTAAAACTAGCGTATATCCTAGAGAGCATGAGGAACTCAAACATATACGAGAAGCTACCATCAACAAGTATGGACTCAG GAGTATAGCATCTGTGCCGGTTGATGAAGGGCTATTTCTGACAATGCTTATGAAGATAATGAATCGAAAGAAGACATTGGAGATTGGTGTTTTTACTGGCTATTCTCTCTTAGCAACCGCACTTGGGTTGGCTGATGATGCCCAG GTAACAGCAATAGATACAGATAAAGAAGCTTATGAAATTGGATTACCATTCATTCGAAAGGCAGGCGTAGATCGTAAAATCAATTTCATCAACTCAGATGCCGAATCCGTTCTAACCAAAATTTTGGACAAC AATGAAGGTTTGGAAGAAATTGATTTTGCATTTGTGGATGCTGAGAAACACAAGTATAAGAAATACCATGAGCCATTGCTGAAACTGGTCAAGGCTGGAGGAATAATTGCATATGATAATACCTTATTTTTCGGACTCGTTGCTCAACAAGAAAACACTGTCCAAGAGAATCTCAGGATAGCAACAAATGGTATATTGGAACTCAATGAATTTCTGGCTAACGATTCTCGCATTGAGATTTCACAAATTTCTATCGGAGATGGTCTCACCTTATGCAGGCGTCTTTAA
- the LOC126680650 gene encoding caffeoyl-CoA O-methyltransferase-like isoform X2 yields MNRLPNFPPKGILQLEELKENLLVFCWQYIFKTSVYPREHEELKHIREATINKYGLRSIASVPVDEGLFLTMLMKIMNRKKTLEIGVFTGYSLLATALGLADDAQVTAIDTDKEAYEIGLPFIRKAGVDRKINFINSDAESVLTKILDNNEGLEEIDFAFVDAEKHKYKKYHEPLLKLVKAGGIIAYDNTLFFGLVAQQENTVQENLRIATNGILELNEFLANDSRIEISQISIGDGLTLCRRL; encoded by the exons ATGAATCGACTTCCTAATTTTCCTCCTAAAGGCATCCTCCAGTTGGAAGAGCTTAAAGAG AATTTGCTTGTTTTTTGTTGGCAGTACATCTTTAAAACTAGCGTATATCCTAGAGAGCATGAGGAACTCAAACATATACGAGAAGCTACCATCAACAAGTATGGACTCAG GAGTATAGCATCTGTGCCGGTTGATGAAGGGCTATTTCTGACAATGCTTATGAAGATAATGAATCGAAAGAAGACATTGGAGATTGGTGTTTTTACTGGCTATTCTCTCTTAGCAACCGCACTTGGGTTGGCTGATGATGCCCAG GTAACAGCAATAGATACAGATAAAGAAGCTTATGAAATTGGATTACCATTCATTCGAAAGGCAGGCGTAGATCGTAAAATCAATTTCATCAACTCAGATGCCGAATCCGTTCTAACCAAAATTTTGGACAAC AATGAAGGTTTGGAAGAAATTGATTTTGCATTTGTGGATGCTGAGAAACACAAGTATAAGAAATACCATGAGCCATTGCTGAAACTGGTCAAGGCTGGAGGAATAATTGCATATGATAATACCTTATTTTTCGGACTCGTTGCTCAACAAGAAAACACTGTCCAAGAGAATCTCAGGATAGCAACAAATGGTATATTGGAACTCAATGAATTTCTGGCTAACGATTCTCGCATTGAGATTTCACAAATTTCTATCGGAGATGGTCTCACCTTATGCAGGCGTCTTTAA
- the LOC130015563 gene encoding uncharacterized protein LOC130015563, producing the protein MSLIIGPEQTSFVVGRHITGNIILAQEAMHSMRNKTGKKGYMAIKIDMEKAYNKIAWSFLRETLVLANIPENIIQVIMQCVTTTSLIIIWNGAPLPAFYPSCGLRQGDPLPPYLFVLCIERLAHVISAAVANNSWKPLRMGFFGSREVVNQVLNAFCKASRKRVNNDKTKVLFSSNILSNLSSIIANNLGFAKTLDFGKYVVVELIHGRVFKKHSEGFADRIRNKLTSWQAKTLSMERRDTLIKSVISLMPIYSMQIMSIPLGYCKKMDANCRKFLWGSASGIRVRWAVCDGRKARFWLDPWLGDNVVLNQVVIAQIPPNELDCTISYYAEDNYNWSWNKFTHLLPAEYLSKIANMCPPNIDNGNDFIYSGHSPSRYFSMKSAYNLIEGPNCNAKNSFWKVVWDWASLERIKQFIWLSTRNRVFIAKEVINVSQVLAEIHAHMRYMHLAYSASDLNNHAAKEKVTMSIGWSCPPPNWVNINTDGAFNQNSGLRELEGWDWDVQVCHVYREANNVADHLASIRNGKLIGLAIHESIPSSLVPWILHDIHGTSYDRNICA; encoded by the exons ATGTCGTTGATCATTGGGCCGGAGCAAACTAGTTTTGTGGTTGGTCGTCACATTACGGGCAATATTATTTTGGCTCAGGAGGCTATGCATTCTATGCGTAACAAAACCGGTAAAAAGGGTTATATGGCGATAAAAATCGACATGGAAAAAGCTTACAATAAGATTGCTTGGAGTTTCCTTCGTGAAACTCTTGTTCTAGCCAATATTCCGGAAAACATAATTCAAGTCATTATGCAGTGCGTTACCACTACTTCGTTAATCATCATCTGGAATGGTGCTCCATTACCTGCGTTCTATCCCTCTTGCGGCCTTCGGCAAGGTGATCCGCTACCACCTTATCTATTTGTCTTGTGCATTGAAAGGCTTGCTCACGTTATCAGCGCTGCAGTTGCGAATAATAGCTGGAAACCTCTTCGTATGG GCTTCTTTGGATCAAGGGAGGTTGTTAATCAGGTTCTGAATGCTTTTTGCAAAGCTTCTAGGAAAAGAGTGAATAATGATAAAACTAAAGTCTTGTTTTCGTCGAATATTTTGAGTAACCTGAGCAGTATTATTGCTAATAATTTAGGCTTTGCTAAAACCCTAGATTTTGGTAAATACGTGGTAGTAGAACTTATTCATGGAAGAGTGTTTAAGAAACATTCTGAGGGTTTTGCGGATCGTATTCGTAATAAATTAACAAGCTGGCAAGCTAAAACGCTCTCTATGGAAAGGCGTGATACTCTCATCAAATCTGTTATTTCCTTAATGCCTATCTATTCTATGCAAATTATGTCTATCCCGCTGGGTTATTGCAAGAAAATGGATGCTAATTGTCGTAAGTTTCTTTGGGGATCTGCTTCTGGAATCC GAGTGCGGTGGGCTGTTTGTGATGGTCGAAAAGCTCGTTTTTGGCTTGATCCTTGGCTTGGGGACAATGTTGTTCTTAATCAAGTAGTTATTGCTCAAATTCCTCCTAATGAACTTGATTGCACTATTAGCTACTATGCTGAGGATAATTATAATTGGAGCTGGAATAAATTTACTCACCTGCTGCCTGCTGAGTATTTAAGTAAAATTGCAAATATGTGTCCTCCTAATATTGATAATGGAAATGATTTCATTTATTCGGGTCATTCTCCTTCTAGGTATTTCTCAATGAAATCAGCTTATAATCTCATTGAAGGTCCTAATTGTAATGCTAAAAATAGCTTTTGGAAGGTGGTTTGGGATTGGGCTAGTCTAGAGCGAATTAAACAATTCATCTGGCTTTCTACACG GAATCGAGTTTTTATTGCTAAGGAAGTTATCAATGTGTCTCAAGTTTTGGCTGAGATTCATGCGCATATGCGCTATATGCATTTGGCTTATTCTGCTTCTGATTTGAATAATCATGCGGCTAAAGAGAAGGTTACTATGAGTATTGGTTGGTCTTGCCCACCCCCTAATTGGGTTAATATCAATACTGATGGCGCTTTTAATCAAAATTCAGGGTTGCGAGAGCTGGAAGGCTG GGACTGGGATGTTCAAGTTTGTCATGTCTACAGAGAAGCAAACAATGTTGCGGATCATTTAGCCTCTATAAGGAATGGAAAGTTGATCGGTCTAGCTATTCATGAGAGCATTCCGAGTAGTTTGGTGCCCTGGATTCTGCATGATATTCATGGCACATCTTATGACAGGAACATTTGTGCTTGA
- the LOC126680650 gene encoding caffeoyl-CoA O-methyltransferase-like isoform X1, with translation MGRLKLKGIGNKQTILWLMNRLPNFPPKGILQLEELKEYIFKTSVYPREHEELKHIREATINKYGLRSIASVPVDEGLFLTMLMKIMNRKKTLEIGVFTGYSLLATALGLADDAQVTAIDTDKEAYEIGLPFIRKAGVDRKINFINSDAESVLTKILDNNEGLEEIDFAFVDAEKHKYKKYHEPLLKLVKAGGIIAYDNTLFFGLVAQQENTVQENLRIATNGILELNEFLANDSRIEISQISIGDGLTLCRRL, from the exons ATGGGGAGACTGAAGTTGAAAGGCATTGGAAACAAACAGACGATATTATGG CTCATGAATCGACTTCCTAATTTTCCTCCTAAAGGCATCCTCCAGTTGGAAGAGCTTAAAGAG TACATCTTTAAAACTAGCGTATATCCTAGAGAGCATGAGGAACTCAAACATATACGAGAAGCTACCATCAACAAGTATGGACTCAG GAGTATAGCATCTGTGCCGGTTGATGAAGGGCTATTTCTGACAATGCTTATGAAGATAATGAATCGAAAGAAGACATTGGAGATTGGTGTTTTTACTGGCTATTCTCTCTTAGCAACCGCACTTGGGTTGGCTGATGATGCCCAG GTAACAGCAATAGATACAGATAAAGAAGCTTATGAAATTGGATTACCATTCATTCGAAAGGCAGGCGTAGATCGTAAAATCAATTTCATCAACTCAGATGCCGAATCCGTTCTAACCAAAATTTTGGACAAC AATGAAGGTTTGGAAGAAATTGATTTTGCATTTGTGGATGCTGAGAAACACAAGTATAAGAAATACCATGAGCCATTGCTGAAACTGGTCAAGGCTGGAGGAATAATTGCATATGATAATACCTTATTTTTCGGACTCGTTGCTCAACAAGAAAACACTGTCCAAGAGAATCTCAGGATAGCAACAAATGGTATATTGGAACTCAATGAATTTCTGGCTAACGATTCTCGCATTGAGATTTCACAAATTTCTATCGGAGATGGTCTCACCTTATGCAGGCGTCTTTAA